The proteins below are encoded in one region of Cololabis saira isolate AMF1-May2022 chromosome 21, fColSai1.1, whole genome shotgun sequence:
- the fmnl1a gene encoding formin-like protein 1 — MGNAAAGGLEQEPAEGREARNSVGTASTMSDPTLGPKKQSAPPKLPMPPEEELEERFNMVLSHMNLPPDKLKLLSQYDNDKKWELVCDQERFQVKSPPSTYLSKIKSFYQDQVGVSRRSKKRIQDATQVLKNLEISLRTNHIGWAQEFLNEQNKGLDVLVEYLSHAQSDTSFDVEVVENGGSVSDRRKSAERSMEDLTKSSNSSQSHGMSRAARALTVRISSTLAHKMHKKSHSSHQRDDIHVCIMCLRAIMNYQSGFNLVMTHPRCVNEITLSLNSRNPRTKALVLELLAAVCLVRGGHDIILSAFDNFKEVSKERNRFEKLMEYFVHDDNNIDFMVACMQFINIVVHSVENMNFRVHLQYEFTHLGLDKYLESLKQTESEKLQVQIQAYLDNVLDVGVLMEEAENRGGVLEHADELQEHNIQLNTRLQEIENQSIERISELETQLMQATKETELLKESLRESCSQVSALQQRERERELDREREKDRERLSTSIGQTTSELEQKVQELQDKGLIRLGRSASGSLDIQVVPVTVVEYVQSPSPAGQPSTPSSDSTDSASVLPSPPPPPPPPPLPGGPGQAASPPPPPPPPPPGAGPPPPPPPPPLPGAGPPPPPPPPPGAGPPPPPPPPGAGPPPPPQASQPGLKTKKTIQTKFKMPLLNWQALKPNQVTGTVFNELDDEQILGELNMDVFEAQFKTRAQGDPGDVLKVKKKMTQKAPSKTSLIDPNKAKNLAITLRKGGMSPSAICTAIEAYDQQSLSIDFLELLEHFIPSDFEKKLLDNYEKDGRPLEELTDEDQFILRFGKIARLSKRISTLTFMGNFPETVKRLQPQLNSIIAASMSIKSSTKLKKVLEIVLAFGNYMNSSKRGAAYGFRLQSLDLLLETKSTDRTQTLLHFITEIIQEKYSDLANFHTDLHFVDKAALASLDSILQDVRSLERGMEMAKKEFLVQDDSPVLKEFIKTNCELLEALLKDSKTAQEAYISVVEYFGENPKTTQPSMFFPMFGRFIKAYKTAQQAIEQKKKMEHESQEVKDSPSPNKPGAQKSPMPMMPKMDLIAELKKRQVKTPVREGKDGALEDIITDLRNTPYRRADGRRPAQRQDT, encoded by the exons ATGGGGAATGCAGCGGCAGGGGGCTTGGAGCAAGAACCGGCTGAGGGCCGAGAGGCCAGGAACTCAGTCGGGACAGCTTCCACAATGAGTGATCCCACGCTAGGCCCAAAGAAGCAGTCTGCCCCTCCAAAACTTCCCATGCCCCCAgaagaggagctggaggagcgcTTCAATATGGTGCTG aGCCACATGAACTTGCCTCCAGATAAACTGAAGCTGTTGAGCCAGTACGACAATGATAAGAAATGGGAATTGGTCTGTGATCAG GAGCGTTTCCAGGTGAAGAGTCCACCATCTACTTACCTGAGCAAAATCAAGAGCTTCTACCAAGATCAAGTTGGGGTGTCTCGGAGG TCAAAGAAAAGAATCCAAGATGCCACACAGGTTCTCAAAAACCTGGAGATCTCCCTTCGCACCAATCACATCGG ATGGGCCCAAGAATTTCTCAATGAGCAGAATAAAGGTTTGGATGTCCTGGTGGAATACCTTTCCCACGCTCAAAGTGACACCTC ATTCGATGTGGAGGTCGTGGAAAACGGCGGCAGCGTGTCAGATCGGCGCAAGTCAGCAGAAAGGTCGATGGAAGATTTGACCAAGAGCTCCAACAGCAGTCAGTCTCACGGGATGAGCAGAGCCGCTCGGGCGTTGACCGTGAG AATAAGCTCCACGCTGGCGCACAAGATGCACAAGAAGTCCCATTCATCCCATCAGAGAGATGACATACATGTGTGCATCATGTGCCTGAGAGCCATCATGAACTACCAG tctggttttaacCTGGTGATGACTCATCCGCGTTGTGTGAATGAGATCACGCTCAGCCTAAACAGCAGGAATCCCAG GACCAAAGCCCTCGTGTTGGAGCTGCTGGCTGCCGTGTGTCTTGTCAGAGGAGGCCACGACATCATCCTTTCTGCTTTTGACAACTTTAAGGAG GTGAGCAAAGAAAGGAACCGCTTCGAAAAGCTGATGGAGTACTTCGTCCATGATGACAACAACATTGACTTCATG GTGGCCTGCATGCAGTTCATCAACATCGTGGTCCACTCAGTGGAGAACATGAACTTCCGCGTTCATCTACAGTATGAGTTCACCCACCTGGGATTGGACAAGTATCTGGAA AGTCTGAAACAAACGGAGAGTGAAAAGcttcaggtccagatccaggccTACCTGGACAACGTCTTGGATGTGGGAGTCCTGATGGAGGAAGCAGAGAACCGAGGAGGTGTGCTGGAGCACGCCGACGAACTACAGGAGCACAACATACAG CTGAACACCCGGCTTCAGGAGATCGAGAATCAGAGCATCGAGAGGATATCTGAGCTGGAGACTCAGCTCATGCAGGCCACCAAGGAGACGGAGCTGCTCAAA GAAAGCCTCAGGGAGTCGTGCTCTCAGGTTAGTGCTTTGcagcagagagaaagagagcggGAGCTGGACAGGGAGAGGGAAAAGGACAGGGAGCGTCTGAGCACCTCCATCGGTCAGACGACCTCGGAGCTGGAGCAGAAGGtccaggagctgcaggacaAAGGCCTGATCCGACTGGGACGCAGCGCCTCCGGCAGCCTGGACATCCAGGTGGTCCCCGTCACGGTGGTCGAATACGTCCAAAGCCCGTCTCCAGCAGGCCAGCCCAGCACGCCGAGCTCCGATTCAACAGACTCCGCATCTGTCCTCccttctccacctcctccacctcctccacctccccttcctggtggtccagggcaggctgcctctcctcctcctcctcctccccctcccccacccGGGGCAGGTCCaccgccgcctcctcctccgcctccaCTACCTGGGGCAGGTCCACCGCCACCCCCACCTCCCCCACCCGGTGCCGGTCCGCCACCCCCGCCTCCCCCACCTGGTGCTggacctccaccacctccacaagCCAGTCAGCCGG GGCTTAAGACTAAGAAGACCATTCAGACCAAGTTTAAGATGCCTCTGTTGAACTGGCAGGCTTTAAAACCAAACCAGGTTACAGGCACCGTCTTCAACGAGCTGGATGATGAGCAGATTTTAGgg GAACTGAACATGGATGTGTTTGAGGCGCAGTTCAAGACCAGGGCCCAGGGTGATCCAGGAGATGTGTTGAAGGTCAAGAAAAAGATGACCCAAAAGGCACCCAGCAAGACGTCCTTGATTGACCCAAACAAGGCCAAGAATCTTGCAATCACTCTGCGCAAAGGGGGGATGAGCCCATCTGCTATCTGCACCGCCATAGAGGC GTACGACCAGCAGTCTTTGTCTATAGATTTCTTGGAACTGCTTGAGCACTTCATACCGTCAGACTTCGAAAAGAAGCTCCTGGACAACTATGAGAAAGACGGACGTCCGCTGGAGGAGCTGACTGACGAAGACCAGTTTATTTTACGCTTTGGGAAGATTGCTCGTCTGAGCAAGAGAATTAGCACCCTCACTTTCATGGGAAACTTCCCGGAGACCGTCAAGCGCCTGCAACCG CAACTGAACTCCATCATTGCTGCATCCATGTCTATCAAGTCTTCaaccaaactgaagaaggtctTAGAA ATTGTTCTGGCCTTTGGTAACTACATGAACAGCAGCAAGAGAGGCGCAGCCTACGGTTTCAGGCTGCAGAGTCTGGACCTC TTGTTGGAGACCAAATCTACCGACCGCACACAGACGCTACTTCACTTCATCACCGAAATTATCCAGGAAAAATACTCCGACTTGGCCAACTTCCACACCGATCTTCACTTCGTAGACAAGGCGGCTCTTG CGTCCCTGGACAGCATTCTCCAAGATGTCCGCTCACTGGAGCGAGGGATGGAGATGGCCAAGAAGGAGTTTCTGGTGCAAGACGACAGTCCTGTGCTGAAGGAGTTCATCAAAACAAACTGCGAGCTGCTGGAGGCTTTACTCAAGGACAGCAAGACTGCACAG GAGGCTTACATCTCTGTGGTGGAATACTTTGGAGAAAACCCCAAAACCACGCAGCCCTCCATGTTCTTCCCCATGTTTGGCCGTTTCATAAAGGCCTATAAG ACAGCGCAACAAGCTAttgagcagaaaaagaaaatggagcACGAGAGCCAGGAGGTGAAAGACTCACCTTCTCCAAACAAGCCTGGTGCACAAAAG AGCCCGATGCCCATGATGCCGAAGATGGACCTGATAGCGGAGCTGAAGAAGAGGCAGGTGAAAACTCCGGTTCGCGAGGGGAAGGACGGTGCACTGGAGGACATCATCACAG ATCTGAGGAACACACCATACAGGCGGGCAGATGGGCGCCGGCCGGCGCAGCGCCAGGACACTTAA
- the mlx gene encoding max-like protein X, translating to MTDPTTSPEDQWKTDGAFSDSGFDPAFFAESVRKGSVVSRANSIGSTSASSVPNTDDEDSDYRHETYKDSYKDRRRQAHTQAEQKRRDAIKKGYDDLQSIVPTCQQQSEFAVGAQKISKATILQKTIDYIHFLHKEKKKQEEEVSLLRKEVMALKIMKTNYEHIVKAHHNNPQQGEDQVSDQVKFNIFQSIMDSLFVSFSNSVSMSSFQELSACVFSWIEEHCKPQTLREFVVEVLQQLNGQLY from the exons ATGACGGATCCAACAACGTCTCCAGAGGACCAGTGGAAA ACAGATGGTGCTTTCAGCGACAGTGGCTTTGACCCTG ctttctTTGCTGAAAGTGTCAGAAAAGGGAGTGTAGTGTCCAGGGCCAACAGCATTGGGTCAACGAGTGCCTCTTCAGTACCAAATACAG ATGATGAAGACAGCGACTACAGGCACGAGACATATAAGGACTCGTATAAAGATCGAAGgagacaagcacacacacaagctGAGCAAAAGAGGAGGGATGCTATCAAG AAAGGCTATGATGACCTTCAGTCCATTGTGCCCACCTGCCAGCAGCAGTCAGAGTTTGCAGTTGGAGCACAGAAGATCAGCAAAGCTACTATCCTGCAGAAAA CTATTGACTACATCCATTTTCttcataaagaaaagaaaaagcaagaagAAGAAGTTTCCCTCCTGAGAAAAGAAGTGATGGCACTTAAGATCATGAAAAC GAACTATGAGCACATAGTGAAGGCTCACCATAACAACCCGCAGCAGGGAGAGGACCAGGTATCTGACCAGGTCAAGTTCAACATCTTTCAGAGCATTATGGACTCGCTGTTTGTGTCTTTCAGTAACTCTGTTTCAATGAGCAGCTTCCAAGAACTATCTGCATGTGTTTTCAGCTGGATTGAGGAGCACTGCAAGCCACAG ACCCTTCGTGAGTTTGTTGTTGAAGTTCTCCAGCAGCTCAATGGCCAGCTGTATTGA